CCGCGATCCGGCGATCCCGAGATGCTCGCTCGCACCCGCATCCTCGATGCCCGCGGACTCGGCCAGATCGCGCTCGGCATGCACGAGGCGTCCCTGAGCATGGGCGACGCGGACCCGGCAGTCGCCGAGCGCGCCATGAAGAAGTACGGCAACCTCACCGACCGCTTCAACGCACTCGGGGGGTACGCAGCCGAGGCCGAGGCGGCCTCGATCGCCTCGAACCTGAACCTGCCCGACCGAATCCTCGACCAGCCGCTGAAGACCCTCTCGGGCGGTCAGCGACGCCGTATCGAGCTCGCTCGCATCCTCTTCTCCGACGCCGAGACGATGATCCTCGACGAACCGACGAACCACCTCGACGCCGACTCCGTCGTCTGGCTCCGCGAGTTCCTGAAGAACTACCGGGGCGGCGTCATCGTGATCTCCCACGATGTCGTGCTCGTCGGCGAGGTCGTGAACCGGGTGTTCTACCTCGACGCGAACCGCTCCGCGATCGACATCTACAACATGGGCTGGAAGCACTACCAGCGTCAGCGTGCCGCCGACGAGGAGCGTCGCAAGAAAGAGCGGATGAACGCCGAGAAGAAGGCCGGAGTGCTGCAGCTCCAGGCTGCGAAGTTCGGGGCGAAGGCCTCGAAGGCCGCCGCGGCCCACCAGATGGTCGCCCGTGCCGAGAAGCTGCTCGCCGGCCTCGAAGAGGTGCGCACCGTCGACCGCGTCGCGAAGCTCCGCTTCCCGACCCCGGCGCCGTGCGGCCGCACGCCCATCACGGCATCGGACCTGTCGAAGAGCTACGGCTCGCTCGAGATCTTCACTGCCGTCGACCTCGCGATCGACCGCGGCTCGAAGGTCGTCATCATCGGCCTGAACGGTGCGGGCAAGACGACGCTCCTCCGCATCCTCGCGGGTGTCGACAAGCCCGACACCGGCGTCGTCGATGCGGGCCACGGCCTGCGCGTCGGCTACTACGCGCAGGAGCACGAGACGATCGACGTCAAGCGCTCGGTGCTCCAGAACATGGTCAGCGCATCGCCGAACCTCACCGAGACCGAGGCACGCAAGGTGCTCGGCTCATTCCTCTTCACCGGCGATGACGTGCACAAGGCGGCCGGCGTGCTCTCCGGCGGCGAGAAGACCCGTCTCGCGCTCGCGATGATCGTCGTCTCGGGTGCGAACGTGCTGCTCCTCGACGAGCCGACGAACAACCTCGACCCCGCGAGCCGTGCCGAGATCCTCGACGCCCTCGCGCACTACGAGGGCTCGGTCGTGCTCGTCTCGCACGACCCCGGCGCCGTCGAGGCGCTGAACCCCGAGCGCGTGCTCATCATGCCCGACGGCACCGAAGACCACTGGAGCCGCGAGTACCAGGAGCTCATCGAGCTGGCGTGAGGCCGCGTGCTCGGCTCGGTCAGTGCCGGTCGAGCACGCCGTCCTCGAGATCGGCGTCGGCGTCGCGCCGTTTCTGCTTCGGCTTGCGAGCCGCGCGAGCGGCGGCATCCGTCGAACCGGATGTCTCTGCGAGCGCCTTGCGCTCCTGGTTCGCCGCCCAGGCGAGGCCGACGAAGCCCATGAGGGCGAAGACGTACCACTGCAGCGCGTAGGAGAGGTGCGGGCCCTCGTCGCGTTCGGGGCGTGCGGCGGCCAGTGGCGGCTCGTCGGCGTCGGCCCCCGTCTGCACGAGCACGCCGTAGGCCGCCGTATAGCTGGGCTCGCCGACCCGCTCGGAGAGCTCCTCGAGGTCGATCGTCGCGAACTCGTCGCCCGTCGACGTGCGCCCGTCGATGCGCCCCTCGCCGGCCTTCAGGCGCGCCTCGATCTCGACGTTCCCGCTCGGCGGCGACGGCACCTCGCTCGGCCGTCCCTCGGAGTTCTGTGCGATCCATCCGCGATCGACCATGAACACCGTGCCGTCGTCGAGGCGGAACGGCGTGATCACCTGGAAGCCCGAGCTGCCCTCGAACGGGCGGTTCCGCACGACGACCTCCTCGTCGGCGAGGTACTCGCCGGACAGCGCGACCACCTGCCAGCGTTGATCGATGCCGAACGCCTCGGGGTCGGGAAGCGCCTCGGCGACCGGCACGGCCGCCGCGTCGTAGTTGGCGTCGATGCGCGCGACTTCGGCGAGCGCCTCGGTGCGCCGGTTGAACTGCCAGGCGCCGAGCGCCGAGCAGACGATCGCGAAGACGACGGTGAGCAGCAGGTAGCCCGCCCATCGCCGATGCAACAGGAATCGCCAGTCGTTCACTCGTCGTCTCCGTCTGCGGCGTCGGGCCGCGGCTCGTGGATGTCTGCGAAGGCGGCGACCGCGACCGGGAACGAGCGAGCCTCGAGGAACCCGCGCAGGTAGTCGACGTGCTCGTCGCACGCGAGCCAGGTCTTGCCGCGGTCGCCGGTGTGGATGCGCGGGTTGCGCCAGTCGATGCGCCACAGCGCGGGTTGCCCGCATTGCGCGCGCGAGCAGGTGCCGTGGTCGGGCGATGCGCCCAGTCCACCGATCATGCGGCGCCGCGTTCATCGTGGCGAGCGTCGTCGTCGTGCGGTGCCGCGTCGTCGTGGTGCGCCGGATCGGCGGCACTCGATGAACCGGCCGCAGATGAGGCTGCAGGCGGGGGAGTGCGACGCAGCAGGCCACCGGGGCGAAGCACCGCGCGCTGCCGTCCCGAGCCCTGCACGTTCGCGATCACCACCGCGAAATACGGGAGGAAGATCGCGCCTGCGGCGAACACGGCGAGCCACCAGCCACGTGCGAAGAGCAGGCCGATGACGCAGAGCACGCGGATCGACATCGCGATCGAGTACTTGATCATGCGCGCCCGCCGCTCCGCTTCGGGCGAGGGCGGCAGCGTGGTGATCGACTGCTGCTGCTTCATGATGGTCGCCGTGGTCCTGCGGCACTCCTCTTGCTTCAAGCCTACGTCTGTCGGCGGGCGACGGATGCCTCGAATACGCGAGCATCTAAGCTGAAACGGGTCGATCGGCCCGATGCCAGAAGGAGAAGCAACGCATGACGACGAGCCGCACCGTTCTCGTGACCGGTGGCAACCGGGGAATCGGTTTCGCGATCGCCCGCGAGTTCATCGCCCAAGGCCACCGCGTGGCCGTGACCGCACGTTCGGGCGAAGGGCCTGAAGGCTCGCTCACCGTTCGGGCCGACGTCACCGACGCGGCATCCGTCGATGCGGCCTTCACCGAGATCGAAGCGGCACTCGGCCCGGTCGAGGTCGTCGTCGCGAACGCCGGCATCACGCGGGACATGCTGCTGCTCCGCATGAGCGAAGACGACTTCACGAGCGTCATCGACACCAACCTGACGGGTGCCTTCCGCGTCGTCAAGCGCGCATCCAAGGGCATGCTGAAGGCCCGTTTCGGTCGCATCGTGATGATCTCGAGCGTCGTCGGCCTGTACGGCTCGCCCGGTCAGGTCAACTACTCGGCGTCGAAGGCCGGCCTCGTCGGCATGGCCCGCTCGCTCACCCGCGAGCTCGGCGCGCGCAATATCACCGCCAACGTCGTCGCACCCGGGTTCATCGAGACCGACATGACCGACGAGTTGCCCGAGGCCCAGCAGGCCGAGTACAAGAAGAACATTCCGCTCGGTCGCTTCGCATCGCCCGACGAGGTCGCGAAGGTCGTGGCCTGGCTCGCGGGCGACGACGCGGGCTACATCTCGGGCGCCGTCATCCCCGTCGACGGCGGACTCGGCATGGGGCACTAGTGTCGTACGCCTGAATGGGCGACCGGTCATCGCGAACCGGCCGCCCATCCCGTCCGTCAGAGCGCGGCGACCATCAGCGAGGTCCCGGAGTCCTGCCGGCCGATATCGGCACGATCGAACGGTCCGCCCCACAACAGACCGAACTGGTTCGCAGCATTCCGGTCGACGGAGTAGGCGAGCTCGGCCTGGTTCTTCAGCCACTTCTTGTACGGATGGCCCGGCAACACGTCGTCCAGTTCTGCGAGGTTTCGCGCGAAGATCCCCTTGAACGCCGACTGGTCCGTGTTGCACCGGGTCGGTTCGCACGGCTCCGTCAACACGCCTCCCGGCGCCAACGTGGGGCTCGAGAGCGTGGCATCTGCGATCGCCCTCGCCTCGGTGAGCAGACTTCGGTCACCCGTCGCCTCAGCGAGCTCGACCAGGCCGCCGATGAGCGAGCCCTGGTTGTAGGTCCAGGTCGTCCCGCCGTTGCTCGTGCAGTCGTCTCGGAGCCCATCGTTGACCAGGTGGTCCGAATTGATCATGCCGCTCGCCTTGAACCACTCCCATTCCTCGAGCGCACGGGAGAGGTAGAAGGTGTCCCCGGGGATGGCGTTGTGGAGTGAAGCCGTCAACTTGAGGTACAGCGAGTTGCTGATGGCGTTCTTGTAGCTGTTCGACGGGATGTCCCAGACGATCCCGCCACCGCAACGGTCGTCCCAGTAGTCGCGCATGTAGGCCTCATCGAGCTTGGCGATGTCGAGGTACTCGGTCTTCCCCGTGAGTTCGTACAGGCGCACCATCGCCAACGCGTACCATCCCGTGTCGTCGGTGGAGTCGGTCCGGAACTCACCTCCGCCCTGCGGCCACCAGTCCTGCGGAGCTCGCAGCATCGTCACGGCCTCTTCGACCAGAGGAAGGTAGGACGTGTCGTTCGCTCGCTGCTCGAAGTCCAGCACCACCTGCAGCGAGTTTCCGGTCTGCCACCAAGAGGGGCCCGGATCGAACCGTCCGTTCTCCGGGTTGTAGAAGTCCACCAGCGCAGCCACCGCCGCCGCGGCGTGATGACGAGAGCTCTCAGACTGGGTTTGCACCTGCGGGGGCATGTGCGCGCCATCTGGCGGTGCCGCCTGCGCCGATATCGTCGTCGTTCCGATCATCAACGCGCCCGCAGCTGCGCCGATGATCACCTTCCACGTGCTCTGCATTTGCCGCATATCTTCGTCTCGCTCCTTTGCTAGACAACTATGTGCGGACAAGAATACATGGGCCGGTTCCTCACGAGTCAAGCCCGCCGACAACCCGCTGTTCGCGGAGAAGGTCCTGTTCGCGGCGTCCGACACGTTCGTCGGCTCGCACCGAACCACTCAACGCTCCGGCGCGGTCAGAACGCGCTGCCGAGCCAGAGCCCGAGTCCGGCGGCCGTGAGCGAGAACACGAGCATCAGCACCCCGCTGACGAACGACGCGGCGAATCGCCGCTGTCGGATGAGCTGCACCGTCTCGTAGCTCGCGGTGCTGAAGGTCGTGTAACCGCCGAGGAACCCGGTGCCGAGCACGAGGGCGAGCTCGGGGGACAGCAGGTTCGAGAGCGTTGCGCCGATGATGATGCCGAGCGCGAAGGAACCCGACACGTTGATGAGCGTCGTCGCCCAAGGGAACGCGGTGCGAACCCGTGATCGGATGAGACCGTCGAGCACGAAGCGCACGCCGGCACCGAGTCCGCCCGCGACGACGATCAGGAGGAAGAGCGGAAGCGTCATGCGGATTCACCGACCCGACCGGGGCGCCGGCGTCCGCCGAGTCCGATTCCGACGACGATCCCGGCCCAGGTGGCGAGCCCGCCGACCAGCAGGGTGCCGAGCGCGTAGAGCATGGCCGCGCCGACCCCGCCGTTCACCGCGAGCACGACGGTGTCGTTGGCGAGTGCGCTGTACGTGGTGAACCCGCCGCAGAAGCCCGTGCCGATGAGGAGGCGGAGCTGCGCGGCCGACGCGTCCGCCGGGCCCCGGTGCGCGAGCATGGAGTACAGGCCGCCGAGCACGAACGCACCGACGATGTTGACGAGCGCGATGGCGATCGGCACTCCGGCGATCGTGGGGATCGCCAAGGCGAGCCCGGCGCGGGCTGCGGACCCGGCCATGCCTCCTGCGACGACGAGCGCGATGGCACTCCACCGGAGGTGGGGCGGCCGTGCATCCGTCACGAGTCGGATCCGCGGCGGGGCTCGGACGATGCGCGCTGCGATGCGGGAACGATGACGATCGGTCGCAGTTGCCGGTGCGCCAGTTGCGCGCCGACCGAACGACTGAAGAACTCGCGCATACTCCCGCCGAGCGAGTGTTCGTGTGCGCCCACGACGATCATGACGGCATCGAGCGTCTCGGCGAGGTGCCCGAGTGCCTCGGCGACATCGCCGGCGAGCGCGAGCGTGCGCCAGGGCACGGCGGTCGTCGCGAGGCGGTCTCGCAGCGCACGGGCGAGCGTCTCGTCGAACACCGTCTCACGGTCGTCGGCGAAGTCGGGATCGAGCGAGGCGCTCTCGACCGATCCGTCGGCGGCCTCCTCGACCGGATAGCGAGCGGGGTTGACGTATGCGCAGACCAGCTCGGTTCCGAACCGACTCGCGAAGAGGGCGGCCTGCTGCACCACCTGGGCGGGCTGACCGGGCACCACGCCGACGATCACCGGCTGCGCCGAGCGCGCACCCTCGACCTCAGCCATGCCGCGATGCTACGCCGCGGCGCGCACAGGGGTCAACGAGCGACACTCGGCGGTTCACCCACGAATTCCGAGCGCAGCGAGCACCGGTGAGAGGTCGGGGAGATCGATCGCGACGTCGGCCTGCGCTCGCACGATCGGCTTCGCGCAGAAGGCGACGCCGAGCGCGGCTCGGTCGAGCATCTGCAGGTCGTTCGCGCCGTCACCGACCGCGACGGTGCGTCGGATCGGGATGTCGCTGACAGCCGCCCACTCGGCGAGCGCCGTCGCCTTCGCGGCGGCGTCGATGATCGGGCCGTCGACGCGACCGGTGAGCCGGCCGCCCGCGATCTCGAGGCGGTTCGCCCGGCAGAAGTCGAGCCCGAGACGCTCGGCGAGCGGGTCGAGCAACTCGTGGAACCCGCCGGAGACGACGCCGATGCGTCCGCCGGCCGCGTGCACGCCGTCGATGAGCTGCCGCACACCTGGGGTGGGGGTCATCCGCTCGCGTGCGGCGGCGAGCACCGAGACGTCGAGGCCGGCGAGGGTCGCGACCCGCTCGCGCAGGCTCTCGGCGAAGTCGAGCTCGCCGCGCATGGCCCGCTCGGTGACGGCGGCGACGTGTTCGAGGGTGCCTGCGGCCTCGGCCAGCAGTTCGATCGCCTCCTCGCGGATGAGGGTCGAGTCGGCGTCGAGCACGACGAGGGGGCCGCTCGCGCGGCCGATGGTGCCGGCGCTCACGCGGTGGCCCGGACGCGCGAGCCCTTGCCCACGACGGTGATTCCGCTGTCGGTCACGATGAACCCCCTGGCGACGTCTTCGGCCCGGTCGACGCCGATGCGCGCGCCCGCCTCGACGATGACCTCCTTGTCGAGGATCGCCCGTTGCACGGTCGCTCGGGCGTCGATGCGCGCCCGGTCGAAGAGGATCGAGTCGGAGACGTGCGCGCCGGAGCCGACCTTCGCCCACGGCCCGATGACGCTGCGTTCGACGTGGGCACCCGAGATCACGGAGCCGAGCGAGACGATCGAGTCGATGACCGTGCCGAGGGTGCCTCGGGCGTCGCGGGTGAACTTCGCCGGCGGCGAGTTCAGCTGCTGGCTGAAGATGGGCCACTCCCGGTTGTAGAGGTTGAAGACGGGCAGCACCGAGATGAGGTCTTGATGCGCCTCGAAGAACGAGTCGATGGTTCCGACGTCGCGCCAGTAGTACCGGTCGCGATCGGTCGACCCGGGCACCTCGTTGCGCTGCAGGTCGTAGACGCCCGCGGCACCCTGCGCGACGAAGGCCGGGATGATGTCGCCGCCCATGTCGTGGCTCGAGTCGGTGCGTTCGCCGTCGCGCAGCACGGCGTCGATGAGCGCATCGGCGTCGAACACGTAGTTGCCCATCGAGGCGAGCACCTCACCGGGGGAGTCGGGGAGGCCGACCGGATCGGCGGGCTTCTCGAGGAACCGGTGGATACGGCCGGGATTGGCTGCATCGACCTCGATGACGCCGAACTGGTCGGCGAGGCCGATCGGCTGCCGGATCGCGGCGACGGTCGCCGCGGCGCCCGACTCGATGTGCGCGTCGATCATCTGGCTGAAGTCCATGCGGTACACGTGGTCGGCACCGACGACGACGATGATGTCGGGCTGCTCGTCGTAGATGAGGTTGAGGCTCTGCAGGATCGCGTCGGCCGACCCCGAGAACCAGCGCTTGCCGAGGCGCTGCTGCGCGGGCACCGACGCGACGTAGGAGTTCAGGAGCCCGCTCATGCGCCAGGTCTGCGACACGTGCCGGTCGAGGCTGTGCGACTTGTACTGGGTGAGCACGACGATCTGCCGGAGCCCCGAGTTCAGCAGGTTCGAGAGCGCGAAATCGATCAATCGGTACTGCCCGCCGAACGGCACCGCAGGCTTCGCGCGGTCTTCCGTCAGGGGCATGAGTCGTTTGCCCTCGCCGCCGGCGAGGACGATGCCGAATACCTTGCGCGTCGCCATGCCACAACTGTAGTCAGCGCGAGCCGCCGGTGGGCCGTCGAGTCGGAGCGTGACGGATGCCGCTGCGCTACGTTTGCAGCATGCGCGTCGACCTGCTCACCCGCGAGTACCCACCCGAGGTCTACGGCGGTGCCGGTGTGCACGTCGCGGAGCTCGTTCGAGCGCTGCGTTCAAGCATCGACGTGCAGGTGCGGTGCTTCGGTGCGCCGCGTGACGAAGCGGGAACCTTCGGCTATCCGACGCCGCCCGAATTCGCGGCGGCGAACGCGGCGCTCGGCACGATGGGCGTCGACCTGCTCATGGCAGGGGACACCGTCGGTGCCGATCTCGTGCAC
The DNA window shown above is from Agromyces cerinus and carries:
- the crcB gene encoding fluoride efflux transporter CrcB translates to MTLPLFLLIVVAGGLGAGVRFVLDGLIRSRVRTAFPWATTLINVSGSFALGIIIGATLSNLLSPELALVLGTGFLGGYTTFSTASYETVQLIRQRRFAASFVSGVLMLVFSLTAAGLGLWLGSAF
- the serB gene encoding phosphoserine phosphatase SerB, with amino-acid sequence MSAGTIGRASGPLVVLDADSTLIREEAIELLAEAAGTLEHVAAVTERAMRGELDFAESLRERVATLAGLDVSVLAAARERMTPTPGVRQLIDGVHAAGGRIGVVSGGFHELLDPLAERLGLDFCRANRLEIAGGRLTGRVDGPIIDAAAKATALAEWAAVSDIPIRRTVAVGDGANDLQMLDRAALGVAFCAKPIVRAQADVAIDLPDLSPVLAALGIRG
- the glgC gene encoding glucose-1-phosphate adenylyltransferase, whose amino-acid sequence is MATRKVFGIVLAGGEGKRLMPLTEDRAKPAVPFGGQYRLIDFALSNLLNSGLRQIVVLTQYKSHSLDRHVSQTWRMSGLLNSYVASVPAQQRLGKRWFSGSADAILQSLNLIYDEQPDIIVVVGADHVYRMDFSQMIDAHIESGAAATVAAIRQPIGLADQFGVIEVDAANPGRIHRFLEKPADPVGLPDSPGEVLASMGNYVFDADALIDAVLRDGERTDSSHDMGGDIIPAFVAQGAAGVYDLQRNEVPGSTDRDRYYWRDVGTIDSFFEAHQDLISVLPVFNLYNREWPIFSQQLNSPPAKFTRDARGTLGTVIDSIVSLGSVISGAHVERSVIGPWAKVGSGAHVSDSILFDRARIDARATVQRAILDKEVIVEAGARIGVDRAEDVARGFIVTDSGITVVGKGSRVRATA
- a CDS encoding fluoride efflux transporter FluC; the encoded protein is MTDARPPHLRWSAIALVVAGGMAGSAARAGLALAIPTIAGVPIAIALVNIVGAFVLGGLYSMLAHRGPADASAAQLRLLIGTGFCGGFTTYSALANDTVVLAVNGGVGAAMLYALGTLLVGGLATWAGIVVGIGLGGRRRPGRVGESA
- the fabG gene encoding 3-oxoacyl-[acyl-carrier-protein] reductase, producing the protein MTTSRTVLVTGGNRGIGFAIAREFIAQGHRVAVTARSGEGPEGSLTVRADVTDAASVDAAFTEIEAALGPVEVVVANAGITRDMLLLRMSEDDFTSVIDTNLTGAFRVVKRASKGMLKARFGRIVMISSVVGLYGSPGQVNYSASKAGLVGMARSLTRELGARNITANVVAPGFIETDMTDELPEAQQAEYKKNIPLGRFASPDEVAKVVAWLAGDDAGYISGAVIPVDGGLGMGH
- a CDS encoding glycoside hydrolase family 76 protein; translation: MQSTWKVIIGAAAGALMIGTTTISAQAAPPDGAHMPPQVQTQSESSRHHAAAAVAALVDFYNPENGRFDPGPSWWQTGNSLQVVLDFEQRANDTSYLPLVEEAVTMLRAPQDWWPQGGGEFRTDSTDDTGWYALAMVRLYELTGKTEYLDIAKLDEAYMRDYWDDRCGGGIVWDIPSNSYKNAISNSLYLKLTASLHNAIPGDTFYLSRALEEWEWFKASGMINSDHLVNDGLRDDCTSNGGTTWTYNQGSLIGGLVELAEATGDRSLLTEARAIADATLSSPTLAPGGVLTEPCEPTRCNTDQSAFKGIFARNLAELDDVLPGHPYKKWLKNQAELAYSVDRNAANQFGLLWGGPFDRADIGRQDSGTSLMVAAL
- a CDS encoding SURF1 family cytochrome oxidase biogenesis protein produces the protein MNDWRFLLHRRWAGYLLLTVVFAIVCSALGAWQFNRRTEALAEVARIDANYDAAAVPVAEALPDPEAFGIDQRWQVVALSGEYLADEEVVVRNRPFEGSSGFQVITPFRLDDGTVFMVDRGWIAQNSEGRPSEVPSPPSGNVEIEARLKAGEGRIDGRTSTGDEFATIDLEELSERVGEPSYTAAYGVLVQTGADADEPPLAAARPERDEGPHLSYALQWYVFALMGFVGLAWAANQERKALAETSGSTDAAARAARKPKQKRRDADADLEDGVLDRH
- a CDS encoding ABC-F family ATP-binding cassette domain-containing protein, whose translation is MLAVHDLEIRIGARVLMEHVDFRVSDGDKIGLVGRNGAGKTTLTKTLAGETLPTGGRIERSGEIGYLPQDPRSGDPEMLARTRILDARGLGQIALGMHEASLSMGDADPAVAERAMKKYGNLTDRFNALGGYAAEAEAASIASNLNLPDRILDQPLKTLSGGQRRRIELARILFSDAETMILDEPTNHLDADSVVWLREFLKNYRGGVIVISHDVVLVGEVVNRVFYLDANRSAIDIYNMGWKHYQRQRAADEERRKKERMNAEKKAGVLQLQAAKFGAKASKAAAAHQMVARAEKLLAGLEEVRTVDRVAKLRFPTPAPCGRTPITASDLSKSYGSLEIFTAVDLAIDRGSKVVIIGLNGAGKTTLLRILAGVDKPDTGVVDAGHGLRVGYYAQEHETIDVKRSVLQNMVSASPNLTETEARKVLGSFLFTGDDVHKAAGVLSGGEKTRLALAMIVVSGANVLLLDEPTNNLDPASRAEILDALAHYEGSVVLVSHDPGAVEALNPERVLIMPDGTEDHWSREYQELIELA
- a CDS encoding DUF3099 domain-containing protein is translated as MKQQQSITTLPPSPEAERRARMIKYSIAMSIRVLCVIGLLFARGWWLAVFAAGAIFLPYFAVVIANVQGSGRQRAVLRPGGLLRRTPPPAASSAAGSSSAADPAHHDDAAPHDDDARHDERGAA
- a CDS encoding universal stress protein: MAEVEGARSAQPVIVGVVPGQPAQVVQQAALFASRFGTELVCAYVNPARYPVEEAADGSVESASLDPDFADDRETVFDETLARALRDRLATTAVPWRTLALAGDVAEALGHLAETLDAVMIVVGAHEHSLGGSMREFFSRSVGAQLAHRQLRPIVIVPASQRASSEPRRGSDS